In the genome of Candidatus Ruthia magnifica str. Cm (Calyptogena magnifica), one region contains:
- a CDS encoding M16 family metallopeptidase: MKFLIILLLITTQAQAKLNIIHWTTPEGAKVLFAQTQGLPMLDIALNFDAASSRDGAKFGLATLTNSLLGTASKYHSQEQIIELFESVGAQFSTHSLKDMSIVSLRTLTRQDNLQIALDILTEVVTQPVFKHKYLNREKKQVLRLVKVIKQSPASIASLAFDKAVFAGHPYGHTKIGTKESLVNISTLDLAQHYQIYYVAKNLTIALVGNISRTKAKQIARQISHGLNSGKKAQSNPLVKALKKSQNIHIEFPSKQTHLLIGQTGINRAHSDYYSLYLGNHILGGGGLTSILSDDIREQKGLAYSVVSYFTKMKSNGFFLVKLQTKNDQADQAKKIVIKTLKNFLNHPISSQQLQDGKNNIIYGFALKTASNASILTYLSIIGFYDLPFDYLSRFTDKIKNISAKDIQMAFSRLINMDKFIILSVGQTQ, translated from the coding sequence ATGAAATTCTTAATCATTTTATTGCTAATAACAACTCAAGCACAAGCTAAGTTGAATATTATACATTGGACAACACCTGAAGGTGCTAAAGTATTGTTTGCACAAACTCAAGGTTTGCCTATGCTTGATATTGCCTTAAATTTTGATGCAGCTAGTTCTAGAGATGGCGCTAAATTTGGTTTGGCAACTTTAACTAATAGCTTGCTGGGTACAGCAAGTAAGTATCATTCACAAGAACAAATTATTGAACTGTTTGAATCAGTAGGTGCGCAATTTTCCACGCATTCTTTAAAAGATATGTCAATTGTTTCATTGCGTACATTAACACGTCAAGATAATTTGCAAATAGCGTTAGACATATTAACTGAAGTTGTTACTCAACCAGTGTTTAAACATAAATACTTAAACCGTGAAAAGAAACAAGTTTTGCGTTTAGTTAAAGTTATTAAACAATCGCCTGCTTCAATAGCATCACTTGCTTTTGATAAAGCGGTTTTTGCTGGACATCCTTACGGGCATACGAAAATTGGAACCAAAGAATCGCTTGTTAATATTTCTACCCTTGATTTGGCTCAACACTACCAGATATATTATGTGGCCAAAAATTTAACCATTGCTTTGGTGGGTAATATTAGCAGAACTAAAGCCAAACAAATTGCTAGACAAATCTCCCATGGCTTAAATAGTGGTAAAAAAGCCCAAAGTAATCCACTTGTTAAGGCGCTTAAAAAATCACAAAATATTCATATTGAATTTCCATCTAAGCAAACGCATTTGTTAATCGGACAAACGGGTATTAATCGAGCGCACTCTGATTATTATTCGTTATATTTAGGCAATCATATTTTGGGTGGCGGTGGGTTAACTTCTATTTTAAGTGATGACATTCGTGAGCAAAAAGGTTTAGCATATTCGGTGGTGAGTTATTTTACCAAGATGAAATCGAATGGCTTTTTCTTAGTAAAATTGCAAACTAAAAATGACCAAGCTGATCAAGCCAAAAAAATTGTCATTAAAACACTGAAAAACTTTTTAAATCATCCAATTAGTAGTCAGCAACTGCAAGATGGTAAAAATAATATTATTTATGGTTTTGCCCTAAAAACTGCGAGCAATGCAAGTATTTTAACGTATTTGTCAATCATTGGTTTTTACGACTTGCCTTTTGATTATTTAAGTCGTTTTACTGATAAAATTAAAAACATTAGTGCCAAAGATATTCAAATGGCTTTTAGCCGATTAATCAATATGGATAAATTTATTATTTTAAGTGTTGGACAGACTCAATAG
- a CDS encoding M16 family metallopeptidase, whose product MIKFIAYIALFIHHLVFSEEFGGSNVSMAVLDNGLKIIIKTDHRAPVFISQLWYKVGASYESQPITGISHMLEHMMFKGSRNYKSGEFSRIIARNGGDENAFTSKDYTAYYQKMHQSKLELAIKMEADRMRHLSFLDAELIKERQVVIEERRLRVEDNPNAKVYENLQLISFDSKGAYHAPIIGFQSDIENYHLSDLRHWYETYYVPNNATLVVVGDVNPKCVIKYATRYFGEYKANPNIDDNKKRPSIALNKQSRTLKLKAELPFYVISFHVPSLVTTDSEDKAYQLEMLAYILDNGLSKTLIRNQQIVSDISAGYRLYDKFDTLFTISFVPAQGISNQSILKTIKTQVKKLIEKPHLIEAELRRTKVQLEADFIFEQDQVSTQSYYLGMLSSVGLEIDKLSNYVDKMNQVSTQDIANVAKQYLDFDTFNYVELIPQGIK is encoded by the coding sequence ATGATTAAATTCATAGCGTATATTGCCTTATTCATTCATCATTTGGTATTTTCTGAAGAATTTGGTGGCTCAAATGTGAGTATGGCAGTGCTTGATAATGGTTTAAAAATTATTATTAAAACTGATCATCGTGCACCTGTATTTATCTCTCAACTTTGGTATAAAGTGGGTGCTAGTTATGAATCTCAACCCATAACAGGCATCTCGCATATGCTTGAGCATATGATGTTTAAGGGTTCACGTAATTATAAATCAGGAGAGTTCTCCCGCATTATTGCGCGTAATGGTGGTGATGAAAATGCTTTTACCTCGAAAGATTATACTGCTTATTATCAAAAAATGCATCAATCAAAACTAGAACTTGCTATTAAGATGGAGGCTGATAGAATGCGTCATTTGAGTTTTTTAGACGCTGAGTTAATCAAGGAAAGACAGGTGGTAATTGAAGAGCGTAGGTTACGTGTTGAGGATAATCCTAATGCAAAAGTGTATGAAAATTTACAACTAATTTCTTTTGACTCAAAGGGTGCTTATCATGCGCCCATTATTGGCTTTCAATCAGATATAGAAAATTATCATTTATCTGATTTACGCCATTGGTATGAAACTTATTATGTACCTAATAATGCAACATTGGTTGTGGTGGGTGATGTTAACCCAAAGTGTGTGATTAAATACGCAACCCGATATTTTGGTGAATATAAGGCCAATCCAAATATTGATGATAATAAAAAGAGGCCTTCTATTGCACTTAATAAACAATCACGAACGCTCAAGCTTAAAGCAGAGTTGCCATTTTATGTAATAAGTTTTCATGTACCAAGCTTAGTTACAACGGACAGTGAAGACAAAGCGTATCAACTAGAAATGTTGGCTTATATTTTAGATAATGGCTTATCAAAAACATTAATTAGAAATCAACAAATAGTGTCAGATATTAGTGCGGGTTATAGATTGTATGATAAATTTGATACTTTATTCACCATTAGTTTTGTTCCTGCACAAGGGATTAGTAATCAAAGTATCCTTAAAACGATAAAAACTCAAGTAAAGAAGCTGATTGAAAAGCCACATTTAATTGAAGCCGAACTAAGGCGTACTAAGGTGCAACTGGAAGCTGATTTTATTTTTGAACAAGACCAAGTCTCTACTCAGTCATATTACTTGGGTATGCTCTCTAGTGTAGGATTGGAGATTGATAAGTTGTCAAATTATGTGGATAAAATGAATCAAGTAAGCACTCAAGATATAGCTAATGTTGCTAAGCAATATTTAGATTTTGATACGTTTAATTATGTTGAGCTGATACCACAAGGCATTAAATGA
- a CDS encoding gamma-glutamylcyclotransferase family protein, whose translation MSTIELLFSYGTLQNVLVQLETFGRVLEGYTDQLLDYQLHYIKIEDISVIELSGKTYHPIAVFSMGDCVDGVVFKITQIELFKSDQYEVDTYQRIKGKFQSGQDAWVYVEA comes from the coding sequence ATGAGCACAATTGAATTACTTTTTTCTTATGGAACGTTGCAAAATGTACTGGTACAATTAGAAACATTTGGGCGTGTGTTAGAGGGTTATACAGATCAATTATTGGACTATCAACTGCACTATATAAAAATTGAAGATATATCGGTTATTGAATTAAGCGGTAAAACTTATCATCCAATTGCTGTTTTTAGTATGGGTGATTGTGTTGATGGCGTGGTATTTAAAATAACGCAAATAGAACTGTTCAAATCCGATCAATATGAAGTAGATACCTATCAACGTATTAAAGGTAAGTTTCAATCTGGACAAGATGCTTGGGTATATGTTGAGGCTTAG